The genomic window ATGGAGGGAATATGTGCTGGTGGCACTGCTGCCCTGGGTCGTTGTAACTCTGCTAGAGATATCAGAGGTCGCGGCCACAGAGCCAGAGGTCGTGGTGACAGAGCCCGAGACGGATCCAGACGCAGGTCTTTGAGGCCCGCTGCACTGGGTGGTGCCGGCACAGCTAGTTCCGGCAATGCAGAATATACCATTGCTCTGGGAGCAGCATTGAGAGCCCCCGGGGGCGCAGGACTTGCCACACTTAACACGGTCTCCTTCACAGGTGTTGGAAGGTGGACCATAGCAGGTGTGTCCAAGGGGACAGCATCCATCTCTCTGGCAGCCGTATCCGACCCTACAGAAGGTGCCCTCTGACTGCGAGCAACACTGAGCACCGATGTCGATACAGCTGTCACCGCAAGCAGTACCCGTGTCGCACGCAGCAGAAGCTCGGAGAGAGAGGGCCTTGAGATCACCAATAGGTGAGGTCATGGACTCGAAGGGAACCTTGTCGGCAGCAACGAGCCCAGCCAGGGAGAGAATAACAGCCGAGGCGAGCATCATGATACAAGTCGGAGAAGAACTCGGCTGGATACAACAAAAGACGAGAATCAAATGCGAGAACCAAATGAGGATAGAAACAGAGAGAACTTGTGTTTCCGGAACAAGACAAAACGCCAAGTTAAATGTGTTGGCCACAGGAGAAGATGAGCGGTGAGCAAAGGCCATCCCATCTTATTATAACACGGACCATCGCAGAAATATGTATGTTGGCTTCTGGGCCACAACGGAGTGAGCCTGACCCTAGAAGGTTTGATATGCCAGGGTCCTTGAATGACTGTCTGCTTGGTCTGTGAGTGATTCTCTCGCAGCATCGTGCTCACCAGCGCTGGCGATAGGACACCCTGACCTACAACAAATAAGTCCAATTAGCAAAGCGAAGCCATTCTCAGCCCAATTGACCGAGCCAGGATCTTGCGGATCACTTACGCCACAAGCTGAGTCCCGAATGGATTAAGGACTAAAGGCTTGCTCCGCTGCCTTGTCAGGCAAGCCTCAATACAGATCTGCGGAATATTACATTATGAATGGCCGCCACAGGCTAAGAACCACCCTTGTCACCTAGATAGCGTATTCTCTCTCCGCAAGATGAATTTTCGGTTGAGGGGAGATATGCAGGAACAAAGTGCGGCTGATATTTGGCCACACTCTGTTAAGAAAAGCCTCAAAGAAGGGACACACAGGAGCCAGCCTGAAGTTCAACAGCATCGGGAAGATAACGATGACAGCAAATTGTGTGCCAGGTTTGTACAATGCTCTCCCATTCACATTTTTCTAAAACCAGTTGATAATATCGGGcaattagtattatttatttatcGGTATCCCGGAAATGCAGTGTGTATAAGTGCGGTATAATCCCAAACCGCGTTTGTCGTCTCATGCCTGAGTGGACACTGGAGATTGTGAGCGCCTGCTGATTTTTAAATTTAGACTCGCTGCAAAGATCATCATGGTCTTGACCAGTCAGCAGGTGGAAATAGAGACAGAGATTTGAATTCTGACTTTGTCTGCCAGGGAATCCGGGTCATCTAAGAGACTGTGTCTTTGAGTAAAATTGTATCAGCCTTCGCCTCCTGTCTTGATGCACCGAAAGTGGTTGGCGTTTGCTTGTATCGGTCGAAGGTCAATCTCATCACGATCTCGTAAACGCTTGCTGCAGATCGTATGTCCGTCTGAAGTGTGTGAGTAAATACCCCTGCGTCTTTTGGAGTCAGGAAACCTGATGAAAAGAATGAACCACTGTGCCGACTATCTCCTCGCAGGCCAACCTGAGTCCAATCTTCTCGCCACGCTTAAGCTCCAAGCCCAGAATCAGTTGTTTGTGTTCCGCAAGCTTATTCACACTCCCGTGCCAAAACCAAACAAGTCtcccgtcgccgccttccaTCACTAACGTAACCCAGGGGTTGTTTTTATTCCAGAGTGGTACCTGGTCATTCTCGTACGCCAGCACAACACGACAAACCCAAAGCGGAGATTGTAACATCTCGGGTTGATCATGCTGATGGTCACCACGGGGAAGTCTATCAACTAATGCGTAATCTTTGATGATGTCGAACTGGCAACACAACTTGGGGAACCCAGCAAGCTGTTGCAACAAGTTGTGACCGAATGGTGGGTTGCGGCTCATCAacctttcaatgttgcagaAATCGGTCTGGGCCAATTGGTGAATACTCTTTATACCACTTCGAAATAATTTCTCCATTTTCACAGAACCAATACCATCAACCAAGAGCagttcttggccagcccCTTCCCACACACCAGATTT from Metarhizium brunneum chromosome 2, complete sequence includes these protein-coding regions:
- the HFM1 gene encoding ATP-dependent DNA helicase MER3; translated protein: MNPDAETYASSSTHADMDRNKKSTPEPRPSTQSVGATEPVHSSTEDMESNIHEVQLRYKLSSVTMKALCSISQAPDRRQVLYKSCLASEFRSFPLKQAERNLFREINDHTAIPYTIKEAITQPWHKVFLLVQIDLLRTGWPNKISGAARKELYQERGRIYALLDRTLRCLTDILGLRRDGRGVNVVLDVLRSVKSGVWEGAGQELLLVDGIGSVKMEKLFRSGIKSIHQLAQTDFCNIERLMSRNPPFGHNLLQQLAGFPKLCCQFDIIKDYALVDRLPRGDHQHDQPEMLQSPLWVCRVVLAYENDQVPLWNKNNPWVTLVMEGGDGRLVWFWHGSVNKLAEHKQLILGLELKRGEKIGLRLACEEIVGTVTDIRSAASVYEIVMRLTFDRYKQTPTTFGASRQEAKADTILLKDTVS